The window TTAGCGTGTCGTTGTTAGATTGCTCAGCAGAGAACGTGCTTGAATACATTCAAAACATTGAAGTAGATTTGGGTGTAGGAGCAGAGCTTAGCTTTATGGAGGCAGACGATGACGTCAGTGCTGATTTGTTATATCAGTTGCCGTTTTGCGTGGTGATGCCTGATAATCATGAACTGGCGCATCAAAGCGAGGTCACTTGGCAGCAGCTGCTAGGAACCCCGCTCATTACTCTAAACGGTCCTATCAACGAGCAAGTAACGGCTGAGCTGGATGAGGCCGTTGCCACCCATATACAGCAGGCACGCTATAAAGTGAACTTTATGTCCACTGCGCTTGAGATGACCCGCCAAGGCTTTGGTATTACCTTGTGTCTACCCTATATGCCTGAGGTTATTGATTGGGTGAGCGCAAATGGGTTACAAATGCGACCGCTATCACGACCCGTGAAAATGCGACGGTTTTTTATCTATCAGCGCTCCTCTCGAGGGTTATCGCCTGCCAGTATTATTTTTAAACAGTTTTTGCAGACCTATTTTGATAGCTATTCTTTTGAAAACCACTTTAACGATTTACAGAGTTTTTAAGAAAGGTTTAAAAAGTATTTTAATAGTTAAATGAATGAATTAACGGGTTGCGGGGAAATCTAACGTTGAGTTAATAATCAAACTGGTCTATGCTTTTTGGCGGCTCGATTTATATTTTGTTGTATAAAGAAGATAAGGAAAATAACATGTTTGAACGTATCGACTATTACGCTGGTGACCCGATTTTAGGGCTTATGGAAAAATTTTTGGCAGATAGTAATCCTAAAAAAGTAAATTTAGGCATTGGTATTTATTACGATGAAGCCGGTGAATTACCGGTACTCGACTGTGTAAAAACGGCCGAACAGCGCATTGCCGATCCTATTTCCCCTAGACCTTACTTACCTATGGCAGGACTGCCTGGGCATCGCAAAGGTTGTCAGGAGCTATTATTTGGTAAAGACGCTCCCGTCTTGCAAGAAAATCGCGTTGCTACCATCGCCACCATTGGTGGTTCTGGCGCATTAAAAGTAGGCGCTGAGTTTATTCATCGATGGTTCCCGCAGTCCAAGTGCTATGTTAGTGATCCTACCTGGGGCAATCACATTGCCATCTTTGAAGGGTCAGATGTCGAAGTGGGCACTTACCCTTACTACGACAAAGCCACCAGTAGTGTCAGATTCGATGATATGGTCAGCTTTATTGAAAAGCTAAATAAAAATGATGTGGTGTTATTACACCCTTGCTGTCATAACCCAACCGGCTTGGACTTGACCCAAACGCAATGGGACACAGTACTGGAGGTCATTAAGCAACGTGAACTGATCCCATTTATGGACATCGCTTATCAAGGTTTTGGCGAAGATATGGACAGCGATGCTTATGCTATTCGTAAAGCCGTTGATATGGGTTTGCCAGTATTTGTCAGTAACTCATTTTCTAAAAACTTATCGTTATATGGCGAGCGTGTCGGCGGTCTCTCAGTCGTTTGTCCTACCGCAGATGAGGCCGAGCGAGTCTTCGGTCAGCTTAACTTTATAGTCCGTTGTATCTACTCAAGCCCACCATCGCATGGTGGACGTGTGGTCGATATTGTTATGAATGACGAGCAATTACACCAGCAGTGGGTTGGCGAAGTTTATGGCATGCGTGACCGTATCAAAGCCATGCGTATCAAGCTCAAATCAGTGCTAGAAGCCAATCTTCCTGAACACGACTTTGACTACATCACCCGTCAAAACGGCATGTTTAGCTTTACCGGATTGACGCCTGAGCAAGTCGAACGGCTACAAAGCGAGTTTGGCATCTACATGGTATCCAACTCACGTATGTGTGTGGCAGGCCTCAATGTCAGTAACATTGATTATGTTGCTAATGCGATGGTAAAAGTCTTAAAAGACTGATTGTCGATTGATTTAAATAAACAAACTGATGTTAAAAAGAGCTGGGCGATTGCTCAGCTTTTTTATTTAAAA of the Psychrobacter sp. LV10R520-6 genome contains:
- a CDS encoding LysR family transcriptional regulator: MNISIRQLDAFIKVADNGSFTRASEQMHLTQSAVSGLIKELETNLEIVFFDRTTRQLSLSTVGRNLLPQARRVLNEMHLFVNEASSLTSLAQGQVRLAVSQFAASSMPAVVAQFTKEYPDISVSLLDCSAENVLEYIQNIEVDLGVGAELSFMEADDDVSADLLYQLPFCVVMPDNHELAHQSEVTWQQLLGTPLITLNGPINEQVTAELDEAVATHIQQARYKVNFMSTALEMTRQGFGITLCLPYMPEVIDWVSANGLQMRPLSRPVKMRRFFIYQRSSRGLSPASIIFKQFLQTYFDSYSFENHFNDLQSF
- a CDS encoding aromatic amino acid transaminase, producing MFERIDYYAGDPILGLMEKFLADSNPKKVNLGIGIYYDEAGELPVLDCVKTAEQRIADPISPRPYLPMAGLPGHRKGCQELLFGKDAPVLQENRVATIATIGGSGALKVGAEFIHRWFPQSKCYVSDPTWGNHIAIFEGSDVEVGTYPYYDKATSSVRFDDMVSFIEKLNKNDVVLLHPCCHNPTGLDLTQTQWDTVLEVIKQRELIPFMDIAYQGFGEDMDSDAYAIRKAVDMGLPVFVSNSFSKNLSLYGERVGGLSVVCPTADEAERVFGQLNFIVRCIYSSPPSHGGRVVDIVMNDEQLHQQWVGEVYGMRDRIKAMRIKLKSVLEANLPEHDFDYITRQNGMFSFTGLTPEQVERLQSEFGIYMVSNSRMCVAGLNVSNIDYVANAMVKVLKD